The sequence below is a genomic window from Phoenix dactylifera cultivar Barhee BC4 chromosome 8, palm_55x_up_171113_PBpolish2nd_filt_p, whole genome shotgun sequence.
ATGCCTTCGGTCTCCGACGAGTCCTTCCGTACCCTCCGCCTCCACCACCCTCGCCACTTCGAGTTCGAGTCCGTCCGTGAGGTCCCAGACTCGCACGCATGGCCTGGCCTCCATGACCACCCGTCCGTCGAGCCGTCCGGGCCCGACTCGGTGCCCGTGGTCGACCTTGCCAGCCCCGACGCCGTTCTGCTCGTGGGCCGGGCCTGCGAGGAGTGGGGCGCCTTCCAAGTCACTGGACACGGCATATCTTCGGACCTCCTAGATCGCCTCGAGTACCAAATCCGGCGACTCTTCTCCCTCCCCACCCATCAGAAGCTCAAGGCCGCTCGTTCTCCCGGTAACATCTCTGGCTACGGCCTCGCACccatctcttctttcttctccaagttCATGTGGTCCGAGGGCTTCACCATCACCGGCTCCCCCCTCGAGCATGCGCGCAAGCTCTGGCCCAAGGACTCCGGTGGATTCTGGTACGTGCACAACTCCcaccatgcatgcatatattattattattattatcattattattattactagaTATACACGTCCTGCTAGCTAGCGAGATAGCGCACCCGAAAATTAATCCAGGCTTTACTTGGCATACATGCATGTTTTCATCATGGCAGTGATGTCATGGAGGAGTACAAGGAGGTGATGAAGGAGCTGGCCGGGAGGTTGATGCACCTGATGCTTCTCTCGCTGGGCCTCACGGAGGAGGACATCAGTTGGGCCGGCCCCGTAAGGGACTCGGGAGACTTGTCCGCCGTGCTGCAGCTCAACTCCTACCCGGCCTGCCCCGAGCCAGACCGTGCAATGGGCCTCGCCGCCCACACCGACTCCAGCCTCCTCACCGTGCTGTACCAGAGCAGCACGAGCGGTCTCCAAGTCCTGCGGCCCGACCCGGCAAGGTGGGTGACGGTGCCTCCCCTTCCCGGCGCCCTCGTCGTCAACGTCGGCGACCTCTCTCACATCCTCTCCAACGGCCAATTCCGGACCGTCCTGCACCGGGCCGTCGTCAACCGGACGCGCCACCGTCTCTCGGCGGCGTATATATGCGGCCCCCCGGCCCACGTCGGAGTGTCGCCCGTTGATAAGCTCGTCGGCCCAGGCCAGGGCCCGGCCTACCGGGCCGTGACGTGGCCGGAGTACCTCAGCCTCAAGCGAAAACTCTTTAACAACGCTCTTGCGTCGATCAAGCTTTCCAAAGAGGAATGGGAGGATTGCAGCAATTAACAACTTGGCTTCGAGGGAGGATGATCATGTGCGTGCATCATAAGAGCAGGAGTGAGAGAGCACTGATGAATGTGGAAACAGGAGTCGATAGTGgagttttttcttcttcttttttttccttttttttttggaggagaTGATAGTGGAGTTCTTGGGGGAGTTCCGAGAGACGAGGTGGCGATCGAGCAAGGCGAATAAGGAGGACCTAGGGATCGCATCCAATCAAATGCGACGAAAGGGGTGTGGGCGCGCGTCCAAGGAGCGCATGCAAACAAAACGTCATCGTTTGTGCCTTTGTCTTGGGCTCTTTAAGAAGGGAAAATTAGAGAAGGGGAGAGATTTTTAGAGGATTTCCAATTTCAAATTATGGTGCTACCGGACAGCGGAAGCGACATGTGTGGCATGGTCCCGCCCACGCAACGCGATTCTCTTCTCGATGAAAGGAGACGAACGGTTTTTTGAAATGCAGATGTATTGTCCTTTAATTGGACGGATCCACAGGAAGGCAGCCTCCTAGCTAGATTAGTAAATTAGGAAACATTTCGTGAAGGAATGGGGATCAGAAAGCCGTTTACCCAAACCAACCTATACCTAGAAGGCTAGAAGAGATGCATGCCCTTATGGGTCGGATCCCAACAACACCAACTTTGGATAGAATCTTTCGAAAGCCGGAGCGATAGAGGAGGCACATTTTATAAACGAAGATGGCCCTTTTCCAATTACGTACGTAAACCCGGGTCTAGTCCATGGTCCAAACCAATTAGGACTATGGACTCGTGTTGGGTTTCACAGTGGCAGCCTGCTAAATTCGTTCTCCATCTTGGTCCCCAGAACTTTTTGAAATGCAGACCAATGCGGAAACAACACGTTGGGATCAAGAGCAAATCCATGAGGAGGGGATGAGACGGGCTTAGCAGGACGTGGGGCCGCGGATCCCTTTTGTCACGTGCCTGTCTTTAAGGGTGTGGCATGCCGGCTCCGTTCGTATCGAAACCAAATACATGTGGCCCATCATTCGAGTCCAGGTGGGTGACATGTGGACACACCGCACGCCAGATGCCACCACCAGGCTGCTTGCTGTTTTACGTCCCCTCTCTCATCTTCTCTTTTGAGGCCTTGACGTGTGTCGTCTTTGGCCGGCCTCGATAAAAGAACAACTTGTTGGCGGTAGCGAAATATCATCGCAGCCGGCAACGGTCTGACCACGCAGAGGACAAAGTAATAACGAAATATCTCCGGCAGGGCAGGTAGGCTTGCTGTTGTAGTTAGGTAGCCTTCGCCATTTGGTTGGAGTATGGAGTTCGCGCTACTTCCTGGGTTGCACATAGTTGGCACTAcggtcaaaaaaataaaaaaagaaaaagagagagagagagagagcatggtCAATAATGAGCAGCGCTAGATCTGTCTTCATCTGAAAGTAAACCATGGCAAAAACCCCCTCACAATGCAAAAAGTACATGCACTTTATCCTGGCCTGGACGACTAACTTTTCATCCGGATCTTGCCTAAAGATCGAGGTCAATTGATGGCCAAACTATCCATGCTTTTGATGGATGGGGGGATGAAGTCATCTCATTCATTTCTCTCATTTACTTTCATCTTCGCCAGAGCTTTCGTTTAAATGTagattcttccttatccttagATGGCCACCCTTCCCCATCATTGGATTCTCATTTGCTGGATTAACTTTACTACTGATACTATTTTTGGCCAGAAATTGTTCAGTAGGTAAGGGAAATAACAGGTTAGATGCTCGGTACTCCTCAATCAAATATGCTTAAATGCCAGTGAAAATTTTACTCCATCTTTCACATCTACCGCTTAGCAACGAAGAACACCGTCacaaaattttctcctgagacAGGAGGATAAAGTGCAAACATCTTGCCCCAGTCATTTGATCTGATGTACTGTCTTTGACCACATTATTGCCAGATCGCTCCTGTATATGTAAAGTGCACCATAAGTGCACAGTTATAATGCATCAAGGCTGGTACAGATACAAGATTCTCCAGACAGATGACGATATACATTCTTAGCAGGAACAGTTCATTCAGTGGAGCATGCTTCCAATACCTAATCTGGGGGCTTATATTTTGCCGCCGCCTCCTGCTGCTGCTAATGCCCAATTGAGTAACATAGGGAAGCCAGGACCTCAAACAACGCATGAGACTATCAACCTAGAAGATAAGGCTCTTTACCAAACCCCAACAAATTGAATGGACCTATTGCCAGTTGCTGTGTCTTAAATTCTTGTCCACCAACCTGCAATAAATTCGGAAACCTGACACACTAGGTGGCTAAAAGTAATTGCATCTTGTGCTTAACAGCTATGTATAATCTCACTTCGCACATGAATTTGAAGCATCAGAGCACAGGGATGATGCCACCTACAGAATCTTGGTACTCATGATACAGTTCTGTAAATTTGAAATATACAATACAACAAAGGTGTCCCCTTCATTCCAAAATCTAAATACACTTGATTCGTATTATCAATCCAGAAACTGCAAAACTTATCAGCGAATggggtgaaaaaaaaaaacaaaacatattTCGATTACCCAAGGAGATGAATCTGCGAGAACTATATACAGGTCAAGCTTCGGAGTTTCTGGTTTTTTGCGCACTCCTCCTGCAATTTATTAGAATAAAAAACTTAAGATGTGAACCATCTGCCAGCAGGGACATGGAATGCTGACAGGGAAGCAACCAGCAAACAAAAGAACTTGTGCTAGAGTATTCACTCCTGGTAACATCCCAAGTAAAAAATGAAGACAATCTGCACACATTTTTTAGAGTGGTTTTAAGCGAAATGCATTTTTCACTATTTAGACAAGTTGCAATCATGCTGGCACTGATGTTTCAATCAATGAAGTGATGTCCTTAATAGTATCAAAGGAAACAGAAGGCCCCATACATCTTAAAAGAACTGATTATAGAGAAATATATGTCTACCCTATACAGTCATCAAGgttataaagaaaaagaaaaagaaaatagcaCTGGCCTATGACTACATATGGTTAAAGATATCAAGATTCCAATCCGAGTGAATCTACATTAATGGCCTGTTTGAAGGGAAGCATAGTTTATTCTTGAATAGCTAGATCTTTGAACTGAGGTTGAGAGGAAAGCTACCAACCATGAAGATGAATtctaaggaagaaagagattcgTTGGGGCATCCACAGAGTCCCGAATCCAGAAAAATTGGAATGCACCATTCCATTGAAAAGGTGATTTCCAGTATCCTACTTTTTTGGAGACTGTGAGGTTAAgccttggtgcaatggtaagaTTCTTCTATTTCGATCTGGGTGTCATAAGTGAAATACAGAAATAACCTATCCGCACGTGAGGATGAGGCTGCATACATCTGACCCTCCTTAGACTCCGCATAGCAGAAGCCTCATGCGCTAAGCCGCcctttttttaacttttctgGAGATTGTGatctttggttttcttttttggaaGGATTCTTCCTTCCCATGGCTTAGGCAATTCCCAGCACCAAACAAAGCTTTTTTCCCACATGATGTGCAGGACATAGTTTTCAGAGTGTGAAAGAAAGGCTTGAATGACAACCTACCAACTCACAAAAGGCATCTTAGAGATCAGTAATTGTCCACTCAAAGCTTTGACAGAAGAAACCTGTGTGTCAAATAACAAAAGCTGCTAGGTTGACTAATAGAAGTAATAGTATTGTGAATCTATATCAAGTGATTCCTAAAACCAAGTACACAGAACAAATAGAATAGATGTTTAGAACATTTTTTTGGAACAGCACACAGGGGGCAACCACCATTTACCAGAGTACACACAACAAATCTGCTAGCACAGTTAAGTAAACTTCCATTGTTTACCTCCATTTTCTGCTTCAGATAAAGTAACTATGACTGCCACAAAATAACTTCACGGATAAAAGAGCTATAACAGTATTAGAGGGACTTAGTGCTATATTACAAAATAGCAGAAGTAACAACTATTAAACATTTGTAAATAAGCAAAAATTACATAGATAACTAAATATTAGTGCATGAAAGAGGCAGCGTCAATTGGTTGGCGATGCTAGGactgaaataaaaagaaaaaagggaactAAATAAAGCTGAAGCCAGTAAGCCATACAGCCACCAGAGCTGAAAGCATAGATATCTATGAACTGATGCCCCCTCATATGCCGGAACATGAACACAACATCATGATTTGTTCTAAGAGGAaaatatatacatgtatgtatgtatatgttggCATGAGAAGGAAAGGGTTTCTGGTATGCATCTGGCTCTgctctgtttttcttttcttttatgttgtGTTTTCTGCTCTCTTGGATGGTCATTAATAGGTATTCCTATCTTCTTTCTTTCGCATACACGGATTTCTGATGTTAGCTTTGCTATTCTAATACGTGTTTGGTTTTCTTGTTCAACAACCGTGTTATTTGATTTTAGCATGATTTTTTAAATctattttcctttgattttttcCTTGCCAATATATGATCGAGGCTAGCTATGCATAAGGGGAAAAAAATGTGTACTAGCATTTGATTGGAGCTTGGATGGCCTCCGGCATTGCCTAGGCAACCATTGAGTTTTATTTGGTTTTCCTCCCTCGGCATTACTTTGTAGTGATTTTCGTGCCCGATGCCTTTTTAGTTATACTTAATGGTTGTTCCATATGTTTCTTCATGCAACTTCTTCAAAGGGTGGAACTGGTGATGATTTTCATACTTCTTTTTTTCTGCGTATCATCCCTTCCACAACTCAGGTTGCTGCATGCATATATCCAATGTATGGGCTTAGTGTTTTCTAGGCAAACATTGGCATGCGTATGTGATGCGGTGGTTGAGCCTTTTTGATGAGCCTTGTATCATTGATGTATCTACAATGTATACTTAAAATTGCCTACATGTGCTTACATACTACACAAGTGTTATCCATGATGTAGTTATAATATTACATTATAGTCTTCTGAGATAAGTTAGTTAATTTTCCATTCCTGGAATGGCATCTTTTTGCAGATTTAATTGTAGTGTTCATTTGCTTCAATATTGTGGTTCACCACATTATTTCTTTGTATAATGATGCTATAAAATCTTTGCTACATTGTTctatgaaattcatttggttaATCTTATTACAACATAATATCCTATATTTCAATATAACACACTTAAGTTTTAGTACATA
It includes:
- the LOC103717451 gene encoding gibberellin 3-beta-dioxygenase 1, translated to MPSVSDESFRTLRLHHPRHFEFESVREVPDSHAWPGLHDHPSVEPSGPDSVPVVDLASPDAVLLVGRACEEWGAFQVTGHGISSDLLDRLEYQIRRLFSLPTHQKLKAARSPGNISGYGLAPISSFFSKFMWSEGFTITGSPLEHARKLWPKDSGGFCDVMEEYKEVMKELAGRLMHLMLLSLGLTEEDISWAGPVRDSGDLSAVLQLNSYPACPEPDRAMGLAAHTDSSLLTVLYQSSTSGLQVLRPDPARWVTVPPLPGALVVNVGDLSHILSNGQFRTVLHRAVVNRTRHRLSAAYICGPPAHVGVSPVDKLVGPGQGPAYRAVTWPEYLSLKRKLFNNALASIKLSKEEWEDCSN